In the Carassius gibelio isolate Cgi1373 ecotype wild population from Czech Republic chromosome A2, carGib1.2-hapl.c, whole genome shotgun sequence genome, one interval contains:
- the LOC127933947 gene encoding monocyte chemotactic protein 1B-like, whose product MKSHMLGFHAVLLLWLLVSSSMQEYDVNLSGCLTTSNTKVPQRNLVSYTHQHKPLFPVDAVRFLTIRHKVICSDPSSPWAKKSMKYLDAKNKPRPVSNNAASQSSTKAPVKTPTTNKTRLLAQI is encoded by the exons ATGAAGTCGCATATGTTGGGTTTCCATGCAGTTCTGCTGCTGTGGCTTCTGGTCTCCTCCTCAATGCAAG AGTATGACGTAAACCTATCAGGCTGTCTGACTACCTCAAATACCAAAGTTCCTCAGAGGAATCTGGTTAGCTACACACACCAGCACAAACCCTTGTTCCCTGTGGATGCTGTAAG ATTTCTTACAATCAGACATAAAGTAATCTGCTCGGATCCCTCCTCACCATGGGCCAAAAAATCAATGAAGTACCTGGATGCAAAGAACAAACCTCGGCCAGTATCAAACAATGCAGCAAGTCAATCTTCGACAAAGGCTCCTGTGAAAACACCAACCACAAATAAGACTCGGTTATTGGCACAGATTTAA